The nucleotide sequence GCGTGATCTTTGTCTTGATCTTGTCCAGGATCGTCTTTCCGATATCCGTTCCCGTGATCGCCAGGACGATCGCCACCACCACGGCGATGATGCCCAGATACTCGACGGCGGTCTGCCCCTTGTCCCCGGCGCGCCGCTGAACCGCCGCGACCGTCGTGTTCTTCCAGCCGTTCACCAGCACCTTTGTCGCCACGGCTGTCTTCAGCAGCAGATCGCTCACGGAACTCTCCTCCACCGTAGTCATCGAAGCGAGAACCGTAGGGCAGCAAGTGCCGTCCTGTAGAGGGCCCCTGGGCCCAGGACAGGGCCCATTCGGTGCGGGATAATCGCATCTCACCTCACCCCCAACCACTTGGCCGTCGCCTGGGAGCGGTTGGTGGTGTGGAGTTTGGCGAAGATGTGGTTGATGTGGTTCTTGACGGTCTTCTCGCTGATGAAGCAGGTGGCGGCGATCTGATGGTTCGTCATGCCGGACGCGACGAGGTCCATGATCTCCGCCTCTCTGGCGCTCAGTTGAAAACTCGACCGGAAAGACTGTCCCACAGGAGATTGCAGTTGCGAAAGTGCTTTTGCAGACATCTCCCGTGCAATAGCAGGAAGTTCGGATTCCGTGTGTGCACTCGCACTCGGCACCACCGTCGGAGGCAACAGCGCGCGCGCCGCCCCCGGCGTGACATGCGGACGCCCCTCCCACACGTCCCGCACCGCCCGCGCCAACTGCTCCGTACCGAATTCCCCGTGCACCAGATATCCCCCCGCCCCCAGCCGCAAAGCCTCCCGCACGGTCTCGGCCTCATGGCTGTAGGTCAGCATCATGACGGGCGCCAGCCGGACCAGGTGCGGCAATGCCGAGATTCCATCGACGCCCGGCATGCGGACGTCGAGGAGGATGACGTCGGGCCGGTGCAGCAGCGCGGCCTCGTACGCCTCGCGCCCGTCCGCCGCCTCGGCCACCACCGTGGTGTCCTCACGGCCGGAGAGCAGCGCGGTGAGGCCGGCGCGGACCACGGGGTTGTCGTCGGCGACCACGAGGCGCAGCGGGGTGGTGGGGGGTGCCTGCGGGAACTGCATCGGAGTCTCCTTTCACGGGTTCAGGACGGGCAGAGGGAGTTCGACGCCGATCTCGGTGCCGGACGCGTGCTCGCCCCGGCCGATACGGATACGCGCCCCCGCCGACGCGGCCCGCTCCACCATGCCGAGCAGTCCGAAGTGGCCTGATCCGCGCAGGGTCTGGAGGCTGATGCCCGCGGGGAGGCCCCTGCCGTCGTCGTGGATCGAGAGGCGGAGGTGGCCGTCCTCGACGCCCGTCGTCACCACGACCTGCGTGGCGTTCGCGTGCCGGTGGGCGTTGTCGAGGGCTTCGGCGGTGAGGGCGAGGAGGGCGCGGGTGGCGGGTGGAGGGAGGGGCGGGAGCGGGGCGGTGCCGGTGAGGTGGCAGGTGACGGGGAGGCCGGTGCGGGCCGTGAAGTCGGCCGCGTGAAGGTTGAGCCGCGGCCACAGCGGTGCCTGCGGAGCCTCCTCGCGGAGGTCGGTGAGGAGCTCGCGGGACTCCGCCGCCGCCCGGCGGGCCGAGCGGGCGACCAGTTCCGCCTCCCGGCGCAGGCGGGCGGGGTCGGGGGCGGCGGACGAGGCGGTGACGGCGAGGGCGTCGGAGGCGAGGGCGACGCCGTGCAGGGTCTTGGTGAGGGAGTCGTGCATCTCGCGGGCGAGGCGCGCGCGTTCGGCCTGTACGGCCTCGGCGGCGGCCAGCCGGGCGCGTACGGCCGTCAGGGCGTGGGTCGCGGTGCCGAGCCGGAGCATCAGGTTGCGCAGGGTGGAGCCCATCGCGCCGGTGATGACGCACAGGCCGGGCAGCAGCAGGGTCTCGGCGAGACCGGTGTGGCGTCCGGCGTCCAGGGTGGCGTGGACGAGGAGCAGGATCAGCGACTGGAGCGAGGCGAAGAAGGCGGCGCCGCGCCAGCCGTAGAGGAGCCCGGCCAGCAGCGGGGTGCAGACGCTGACGTAGGCGAGGGTGGTGTCCGGGCCGGCGGAGACGAGGAGGAGCGAGCCGAAGAGGGTGTCAGCGGCGAGGAGGCTCGGATGGCGCAGGAGGAGGGGCCCGAAGCGGCCCCAGTCCCGGAAGAGCACGTACGACACCATGAACGTGACGACGACGGCGGCACCGACCAGCCGGGCCCCGAGACCGGGCGCGGCGTTGAGCAACGCCGCCGGAGCCGCCAGCACGATCATGGCCAGCCGGAACCCGAAGACCTGCCGCCCCACGGCCTGCAGAGCCCGGACCTGGAGTCCCTCGGAGGGGGTGCCGGCCCCTCCGCCCGGGCCGGGTCCCGCACCGTCCGCCGCCGGGTCCGGGCCGGGCACCCCCGCCTCCCCGGCCGCGCCCGCGCTCTCAGCCACCGCCCCCACGGCCCGCCCTCACTCCCCCGCCAACGACCCGAAGTCCACCCCGGACCCGAGCAGCAGGCCCGCGCCCAGCAGCAGCATCGTCGCCGGGACCATGAACGTCGTGATCATGAGCGTGGCCTTCGGCACCGCGCGGGCCGCCTTGCGGCGGGCGTTCTGGGCGTCGGTGCGGCGCATGTCCTTGGCCAGGGAGACCAGGGTGTCGACGATGGGGGCGCCCAGTTCCTCGCCCTGCTGGAGGGCGGTGACGAACATTGCGACCTGCTCGGAGTCGTTGCGGCGGCGGAGTTCGGTGAACGCCTGGCGGCGGGTCATGCCGAGGTCCATCTGGCGCAGGGTGATGCGGAGTTCGTCCGCCCAGGGGCCCTCGTAGCGGGTGGAGACGCGGTCGAGGGCCTGGCGGAAGCCGAGCCCGGCGCTGACGACGACGGCGAGGACGTCGAGGAAGTCCGGCAGGGTCCGCTCGATGACGTCCCGGCGGACCCGGATCGCCGACCAGATGCCGACCTCGGTCCAGAACGCGCCGAAGGCGAGCAGCAGCAGCGCGACGAACCACTGGCCGCGCAGCAGGAAGACCAGGAAGCCGAGGGTGCCGAGCACGCCGTAGACCGCGCGGCGGGCGGCGTACCGGTCGATGGTGAGGCCACCGGGGTTGCCCGCGAGGTCGATGCGGCGGCGGTAGCGGGTGACCAGGGCGGGGCCCATCAGGCGCAGTACGAGGGGCGCGTACCGCATGCCCATGCGGTCGATGACGGAGCCGACCGCGCCGGTGCGGGTGGCGCCGATCTCCAGGGCGACGGCGAGGTCACCGGGCAGCTTGGTCTCGGCGCGGTACATGCGGACGCCCGCGAAGGCGCCCCAGACACCGAGGGCCGCCAGCAGGGCGAGCAGGAGTTCCATCCGGTCCGTCATCCCCTCACACGTCGATCCGGCTCATGCGGCGGATGAGGACGAACCCGACCGCGTACAGGGCGAAGGCGACGATCACGCAGCCCTGGCCGACCGGTGAGCCGGTCAGGCGTTCCAGGGCGCCGTCCTTGACGCCGTTCATCAGGAAGAGCGCGCCGACGCCGAGGGCGGGGACGGCGTACGAGGTCATGGTGACCTGGGAGAGCTGGGTGCGGATCTCGCGCCGGGTCTCCTTGCGCTCCTCCAGGGTCTCGGTGAGGTTGCGCAGCGCGGAGACCACCTGTCCGCCGGCCCGGTTGGACAGCACGAGGGTGGTGACGAGGACGACGAGTTCGCGGGAGGGCAGCCGGGCCGCGAGCGCGCCGAGCGCGTCCTCCATGGAGTGGCCGATCGCCAACTGGTCCGCCACTTGCGAGAGTTCCTCACCGGCCGGGGCCTCCAGCTCCTCGGCGGCCATGCCGATGGCGGTGCGCAGGGCGAGACCGGCCTGGGTGGCGTTGGCCAGGATGCGGGCGAGTTCGGGGAGTTGGCCGATGAAACGCTCGATGCGTTTCTGACGCTGCCAGTTGAGGAACTGCACGGCCGCCCAGATGCCGAGGAGGCCGGCGATGGGCCCGAAGAAGGGTGCCAGGGTGGCCTGTCCGACGAGCCAGAGCGCGGCGACCGCGGCGAGCATCCCGGCGAAGAACTCACCCGGCGTGAGGTCGAGCCCGGTGGCGGCGAGCCGGAGTTCCAGGGCGCGGCCCAGCGAGGTGCGGCGCAGTCGGCGGTCCAGCCCGCGGAAGCGGCGCCTGCGGCCGGCCGCCGACACCTGGTCGGCGTGCGCGAGCCGGTCTTCGAGGGCGGCGCGCCGGGCCCGGCCGGAAGCGTAGGTCTGGAGGCCCGCGACGGCGAGGACGCAGGTCAGCAGGGTGACGCCGGTGGTGAGCTGGGCGAGGGTGGACAGATCCATGGGCCTACCTGGCTTCTCGGGTGGCGAGCTGGTCCGCGGTGCGGGCGACGCCGAACGCCTGGGGTACGGGCTGGCCGGCCATGTAGAGGCGGTCGGCGGTGCGGCGGGGCAGCGGGAAGTACTGGAAGGCGCCGTGGACCTGGCCGTCGGCGGTCATGGGGCGGGCGTCGAAGCGGGCGACGGTCGCCAGCCGGTAGGGCTCGCCGCCGTGGCTGTCGAGGAGCGCGACCTCGGTGATGCGGCGGGCGCCGTCGGCGAACCGGGTGAGCTGGACCAGTACGTCGACGGCGCTGTTGATCTGGTCGTGCAGCGCGGCGAAGGGCACCTCGACGTCGGACATGGAGGCGAGGGTCTGGAGCCGGGTGAGGGCGTCCTCGGCGCTGTTGGCGTGCACGGTGGCGAGCGAGCCGTCGTGGCCCGTGGACATGGCCTGGAGCATGTCGAGAGCCTCCCCGCCGCGGACCTCGCCGACCACGATGCGGTCGGGCCGCATGCGCAGGGAGTTGCGGACGAGGTCGCGGATGGTGACCTGGCCGCTGCCCTCGACGTTGGGCGGCCGGGACTCCAGGCGGACCACATGGGTCTGCTGGAGCTGGAGTTCGGCGGAGTCCTCGATGGTGATGATGCGCTCATGGGCCGGGATCAGCCCGGACAGGGAGTTGAGCAGGGTGGTCTTGCCGGTGCCGGTGGCGCCGGAGACGATCACGTTGAACTTGGCCTGCACCAGCCCCGCGAGCAGCAGCAGCATGTGGTCGTCGAGCGAGCCGAAGCCGATCAGCTCTTTCAGGGTGTAGGAGCGCGGGAAGCGGCGGATGGTGAGGACGGGGCCGCTGAGGGAGAGCGGCGGGATGATGACGTTGACGCGTTCGCCGGACGGCAGCCGGGCGTCGACCATCGGATTGGACTCGTCCACGCGGCGGTTGACGGTGGAGACGATGCGCTCGATGGTCTGCATGAGCTGGTCGGCGGAGGCGAAGCGCAGCGGCAGCCGTTCCACCCGGCCGCCGCGCTCGACGAAGATCGAGTCGGGGCCGTTGACCATGATCTCGGTGACGGAGGCGTCCTCCAGGAGCGGTTCCAGGATGCCGAGGCCGAGCGCCTCGTCCACCACGCGGCGGATGAGCCCGGCGCGTTCGGCGGTGGAGAGCACCGGGCCCTCGCGGCTGATGATGTGCCCGAGGACGCGTTCGAGCCGGGCCCGGCGCTCGGCGGCGGCCAGCGAACTCATCTCGGCGAGGTCGATCTCCTGGAGCAGCTTGGCCCGGTAGGAGGCGACCAGATGCCCGTCCTCGCCCCGGCTGCCCTGCTCCTCGGGGGAGTTGATGCGTGCCCGCAGGCTCATGGGACGGCCCTCCTCAGTGGTCGCGCGGCATGGTGGCGAGCTTGACGGCGTTGCCCAGGTCCCAGCCGGGGACGACGTCGGGGATGCGGACGGTCGCGGTGACGGTGACCGAGTCCGCTCCCCCGCCGCCCTCCGAGCAGGTCACGGAGAGCCCGCCGCTGACCGCGGCCGCGCACGCCCCCTGCGCGCCCTGGCCCAGCGAGGCGGCGCGCGCCCCGGCCCGCGCGGCGGTGCCGGCCTGCTCGGCGGCGTAGGCGACGGCGCCGAGCTGGATGCCGGCGAGCCCGACGATCAGCAGGACGGGGACGAACCCCAGGTACTCGATGGCGACCTGTCCCCGGTCGCGGGGGCGCGTACGGCTGCGGCGCGTGTCAGGCATCTCAGTCCTTCACCTCCTCCACGGCACCGGCGTGGCCGTGCACCGTGACCGGGAAGTCGATGGAGCCGGGGAAGAGGACGGGGACCTTCAGCGACACGTCGGCGGTGACGAACCCGGTGCCGCCGCAGTCCACCTCCGCACCGTCCCGCCAGGCCCCGGACAGGTTCTTCAGCGCGGCGTCCGAGCAGACTCCCGGGCGGGCCCCCCGCGCGGCCGCCGTGCCCGCCCGCACGCCCTCGTCGGCGGCGTTCCCGGCGAGCGTGAAGGCGTAGCCGACCAGCACGCACTGCCACATCAGCACCAGGGTCAGCACGATCAGTGGGGTCATGCCGAGGAACTCGATCGCCACCTGCCCCCGGTCTCCCCGTGACCTGCCGCGGCGCCTCATGCCTACTCCTTCCGCCGCCGGAAGCCCACGGCTCCCCGGTCGCCGCGCTGCCGGCCGCCCCGGTGGGCGGGGCCGTCGGCCGGCTTGGCCAGGCCCAGTTCCCCGGCGAGGCCCCACAGGGCCTGGCGCACGGTGCTGCGGGCGTCGAGTTCGTGCACGCGTCCGGCGTCCACCACGCCCTGGAGTTCCTTGAAGGCGGCGGGCACGGTGGTGCGGGCCAGGGCGGTGCCGGTGATGCGCTGGATCAGCGCGGGCTGGATCTCGGTGACGCGGGTGTACCGGTTGACCACCAAGGTGGTCTCCTCGGCCTTGCGGATCTGCAGCCGGTCCCACATCCGCACGGTCCGCTTGGCGGCGCGTACGGCGACGACGTCGGGCGTGGTGACCAGCAGCGCGGTGTCGGCGCCCTCCACGGCGGCGGCGGTGGCCCCGGTGAGCTGGGCGCCGCAGTCCAGGACGACGACCTC is from Streptomyces seoulensis and encodes:
- a CDS encoding response regulator gives rise to the protein MQFPQAPPTTPLRLVVADDNPVVRAGLTALLSGREDTTVVAEAADGREAYEAALLHRPDVILLDVRMPGVDGISALPHLVRLAPVMMLTYSHEAETVREALRLGAGGYLVHGEFGTEQLARAVRDVWEGRPHVTPGAARALLPPTVVPSASAHTESELPAIAREMSAKALSQLQSPVGQSFRSSFQLSAREAEIMDLVASGMTNHQIAATCFISEKTVKNHINHIFAKLHTTNRSQATAKWLGVR
- a CDS encoding sensor histidine kinase, translated to MGAVAESAGAAGEAGVPGPDPAADGAGPGPGGGAGTPSEGLQVRALQAVGRQVFGFRLAMIVLAAPAALLNAAPGLGARLVGAAVVVTFMVSYVLFRDWGRFGPLLLRHPSLLAADTLFGSLLLVSAGPDTTLAYVSVCTPLLAGLLYGWRGAAFFASLQSLILLLVHATLDAGRHTGLAETLLLPGLCVITGAMGSTLRNLMLRLGTATHALTAVRARLAAAEAVQAERARLAREMHDSLTKTLHGVALASDALAVTASSAAPDPARLRREAELVARSARRAAAESRELLTDLREEAPQAPLWPRLNLHAADFTARTGLPVTCHLTGTAPLPPLPPPATRALLALTAEALDNAHRHANATQVVVTTGVEDGHLRLSIHDDGRGLPAGISLQTLRGSGHFGLLGMVERAASAGARIRIGRGEHASGTEIGVELPLPVLNP
- a CDS encoding DUF5936 domain-containing protein produces the protein MELLLALLAALGVWGAFAGVRMYRAETKLPGDLAVALEIGATRTGAVGSVIDRMGMRYAPLVLRLMGPALVTRYRRRIDLAGNPGGLTIDRYAARRAVYGVLGTLGFLVFLLRGQWFVALLLLAFGAFWTEVGIWSAIRVRRDVIERTLPDFLDVLAVVVSAGLGFRQALDRVSTRYEGPWADELRITLRQMDLGMTRRQAFTELRRRNDSEQVAMFVTALQQGEELGAPIVDTLVSLAKDMRRTDAQNARRKAARAVPKATLMITTFMVPATMLLLGAGLLLGSGVDFGSLAGE
- a CDS encoding type II secretion system F family protein; the protein is MDLSTLAQLTTGVTLLTCVLAVAGLQTYASGRARRAALEDRLAHADQVSAAGRRRRFRGLDRRLRRTSLGRALELRLAATGLDLTPGEFFAGMLAAVAALWLVGQATLAPFFGPIAGLLGIWAAVQFLNWQRQKRIERFIGQLPELARILANATQAGLALRTAIGMAAEELEAPAGEELSQVADQLAIGHSMEDALGALAARLPSRELVVLVTTLVLSNRAGGQVVSALRNLTETLEERKETRREIRTQLSQVTMTSYAVPALGVGALFLMNGVKDGALERLTGSPVGQGCVIVAFALYAVGFVLIRRMSRIDV
- a CDS encoding CpaF family protein; protein product: MSLRARINSPEEQGSRGEDGHLVASYRAKLLQEIDLAEMSSLAAAERRARLERVLGHIISREGPVLSTAERAGLIRRVVDEALGLGILEPLLEDASVTEIMVNGPDSIFVERGGRVERLPLRFASADQLMQTIERIVSTVNRRVDESNPMVDARLPSGERVNVIIPPLSLSGPVLTIRRFPRSYTLKELIGFGSLDDHMLLLLAGLVQAKFNVIVSGATGTGKTTLLNSLSGLIPAHERIITIEDSAELQLQQTHVVRLESRPPNVEGSGQVTIRDLVRNSLRMRPDRIVVGEVRGGEALDMLQAMSTGHDGSLATVHANSAEDALTRLQTLASMSDVEVPFAALHDQINSAVDVLVQLTRFADGARRITEVALLDSHGGEPYRLATVARFDARPMTADGQVHGAFQYFPLPRRTADRLYMAGQPVPQAFGVARTADQLATREAR
- a CDS encoding TadE/TadG family type IV pilus assembly protein, with the protein product MPDTRRSRTRPRDRGQVAIEYLGFVPVLLIVGLAGIQLGAVAYAAEQAGTAARAGARAASLGQGAQGACAAAVSGGLSVTCSEGGGGADSVTVTATVRIPDVVPGWDLGNAVKLATMPRDH
- a CDS encoding TadE/TadG family type IV pilus assembly protein — its product is MRRRGRSRGDRGQVAIEFLGMTPLIVLTLVLMWQCVLVGYAFTLAGNAADEGVRAGTAAARGARPGVCSDAALKNLSGAWRDGAEVDCGGTGFVTADVSLKVPVLFPGSIDFPVTVHGHAGAVEEVKD